TTATAATTGTTAGATTGAGCAACCTCCAACAAATATATACAAACCTCAATGAAAGGACCTTTATGGCTGGATGGTTCAAAAATCTCAGGATCAGGAACAAGCTCTTGCTCTCCTTCTTTATGGTGATACTGCTGGGGGCGATTGCCTTGACCCTTAACATTTCCTACATGATCAATGTCCGGGCCTCGACCGACCGGATGATAACCGAAACCCAGAAGATGACAGCCCTGCGGGAGTTTCAGAGCGTTTACTCCGCGGTGGAAATGTACGAGCGCAGTTATCTGCTGAGCGGGAACGAGGAATTCCTGGAGAAACGGGAGGAGTCCGAGATGGCGGCCGGAAAACTTTTGGAAAGAGCCCGGTCGCTGGCCCACGATGAGGAAAAAGAAGAATTCGCCAAGCTGGCGGAAATGATGGAGGGCGAGGAAGAGTTCAACCGGGTGGTGGCCCTTTACCAGTCCGGAAAACGCAAGGAAGCCATGGCCCTTACCCAGGAGCTTTACAGCGAGGTATTGGACGAAGCCGACGTGCAGATAAGCCGGATCATCAACAACGCCCAGCAGCTATTGGACCAGATAAATGCCCAGACCCAGCGCCAGGTGCACAAGACCGTGGCCACCGGGTTTATCGTAGCCCTGGCCTCGGTACTCTTGAGTCTGCTGATGGCGATCCTGCTGGCCGGAAGCATCACCACCCCCATCGCTCATTTGCGGGACGTGGCCGAGAAGATCAGCCTGGGAGAGCTCAGCATCCGGGTGAATGTTGACCAAAAGAACGAGATCGGAGAACTCGGGGACTCATTTGAACGGATGGTGACCGCAGTGAAATTCTTTGCCGCTGAGGACGGGGAAGCCCAGGAAGACC
The sequence above is drawn from the candidate division TA06 bacterium genome and encodes:
- a CDS encoding HAMP domain-containing protein, producing the protein MAGWFKNLRIRNKLLLSFFMVILLGAIALTLNISYMINVRASTDRMITETQKMTALREFQSVYSAVEMYERSYLLSGNEEFLEKREESEMAAGKLLERARSLAHDEEKEEFAKLAEMMEGEEEFNRVVALYQSGKRKEAMALTQELYSEVLDEADVQISRIINNAQQLLDQINAQTQRQVHKTVATGFIVALASVLLSLLMAILLAGSITTPIAHLRDVAEKISLGELSIRVNVDQKNEIGELGDSFERMVTAVKFFAAEDGEAQEDQAGKEGQK